The region TTAAGATCTTTCATAATTTGCACTAAAGTTTCTGGTGTAACTTGCTGTGCAGCATCACTCCATGCATTTTCTGGATCGTAATGCGTTTCAATCATCAATCCATCAAAATTTAAATCTAAAGCTGTTTGAGATACATCAAAAATCATATCACGCTTACCTGTTATATGTGATGGATCGTTTATGATTGGTAAATCTGGGAATTTAGATTGCAACTCAATAGCCAATTGCCATTCTGGAGTGTTTCTATATTTTGTTTTTTCGTATGTTGAAAACCCTCTGTGTATAACACCTAAATTTTTAATATTAGCCGATGCTAAACGTTCTACAGCTCCTAACCATAAAGCTAAATCTGGGTTTACTGGGTTTTTAACCAATACAATTTTATCTGTACCTTCTAAAGCATCTGCAATTTCTTGAACAATAAACGGACTTACAGTAGAGCGCGCACCAATCCATAATAAATCTACATCGTGCTCTAAAGCTAATTTTACGTGAGCTGCATTTGCGACTTCTGTAGCTATTTTCATTCCTGTTTCAGCCTTAACGCGTTGTAACCATTTTAAACCTAATGCACCTACACCTTCAAACATTCCAGGTCTAGTTCTAGGTTTCCAGATTCCTGCTCTAAAATAACTTACATCTGTATCTTTTAACTCGTGAGCTATTTTTAATACTTGTTCTTCCGTTTCTGCACTACAAGGACCTGCAACAACTAAAGGGTGATTTAATTTTAAATCGTCTAACCAGGTTCTTAATTCTTTCTTGTTTTCCATAATGTTACTAACTGTTTAAGCAATTCCTTTTAAAATATCTTTAATTCGATTTGTATTTTTCATCTCATCAAAAATAGCTTCAAAGTCATCCTGTTCTAATAAAATTTTAAATTGATTTAGGTTGTTTATATATTCATCTAAAGTCTCAATGACGTTAGTTTTGTTTTGTTTAAAAATGGGTGTCCACATATTTGGTGAACTTTTAGCCAAACGTACCGTAGATGCAAATCCACTGCCTGCCATATCAAAAATATCACGCTCGTTACGTTCTTTATCTATTACGGTTTTACCCAACATAAAAGAGCTAATATGTGATAAGTGCGATACATATGCAATATGCTTATCGTGAGACTCCGGATTCATGTAACGAATACGCATGCCTAAGTCTGAAAACACTTGTAAAGCTCGTTCTTGTAACTTAAACGCTGTTTTTTCTACTTCGCATATGATGTTTGTTTTGTTTTTAAACAAATCATTTATAGCGGCTTGTGGCCCAGAGAATTCTGTTCCTGCTATAGGATGACACGATAAATAATTCCTTCTCTTTTCATGATGCTCTACTTTTTGGCAAACATCTAGTTTAGTAGATCCCACATCGATTACCAAAGTATCATCAGATACTAAATCTAGAATCTCTGGAAGTAAATCTACTGACGCATCTACGGGAATTGATAAAATAACAAGATCTGCATTTTCAACAGCATTCAATGTCCCTTTTTGATCTATTAAACCGCTTACTAACGCCTGATTAACATGATCTGGATTTTTATCGACACCTATTATTTTAGTTTCTGGATGAACCCTCTTGAGATCCTTAACCATACTCCCTCCAATTAAACCAATACCTATAACTACAATATTTTTCATACGTTTAGTTTTTAGATTTAATTCGGTTTATTGAGGTTTCTAAATCTGTTTCTGAAGCACAAAGTGAAAACCTAATATAGCCTTTGCCTTGAGTTCCAAAAATAATTCCAGGTGTAATAAAAATAGACTTTTCATATAAAATTTTATCTATAAACACCTCTGCATCTGTCCCTTCAGGTAATTTAGACCAAACAAACAATCCAGATGTAGTTGTATCGTAAGTACACCCTAATAAATCGGCTAGTTTCCAAACCAATTCACGACGTTTTTGATAGGCGCTATTTAAATTTTTAAACCATGTATCGGTACTGTTTAATGCTTCAATAGCTCCTTTTTGTATGCCATAAAACATTCCAGAATCCATGTTACTTTTCACCTTTAAAATCGCACTTATATGTGTAGCATTTCCGAGCACCATACCAACACGCCATCCGGCCATATTAAATGTTTTGCTTAAGGAATTTAATTCTACACAAACATCTTTTGCACCCGCAACACTTAAGATACTTTTTGGATTGTTGTTTAAAACAAAACTATACGGATTGTCGTTAACAATTAATATATCATTCCGTTTTGCAAAAGCCACTAAGTCTTCATACAAGGCATCGGTTGCATTTGTTCCCGTTGGCATATGCGGATAGTTTACCCACATTAATTTCACTTTACTTAAATCGGTTTGTGCTAAAGCTTTTAAATCGGGTAACCATCCATGTGCTTCATCCAAATCATAAGTTACAGCTTTAGCTTCAACTAATTTAGTTACTGAGGCGTAGGTTGGGTATCCTGGATTAGGTATTAAGACTTCGTCTCCTGGATTTAAAAACGCCATGGAGATATGAAGAATACCTTCTTTACTTCCCATTAATGGTAAAATTTCTGAAGTAGGATCTACGGTGACATCAAACTGTGCTTTATAAAAATTAGCCATTGCTTCACGTAATTCTGGCAATCCTTGATAACTCTGATACTGGTGCACATTTGGATGTTTAAGACTTTCGGTAATAGCATTTACTACCGTTTGTGGTGGCATTAAATCTGGACTTCCAATCCCTAAATTAATTATAGATTTACCACTCGCTTTTAGAGCGTTTACTTCTCTTAATTTTTTAGAAAAGTAATATTCTTCTACGGTTTGTAACCTGTTTGCAACAGTAATCATAATTTTGCGTTTTTATATTCGCCAAGTATTTTAAATTCTTTGACCATTATATTTAAAATGGATTTTGCTTTCTCGAAATGACTATATTTTGAAAATGTTACATCTACAAAAAAAGCATATTTCCAAGGCGTTTCTATCTTTGGTAACGACTGTATTTTAGTTAAACTCATTCTGCAATCACTCAACACATTTAAAACACTAGCCAAACTACCGCGTTTATGTTCTACTACAAACCTTAAAGAGGCTTTATTAATTTCGCTTTCTTCTAGAACAGAATTTTTTGTTTTCACAATAACAAAGCGCGTTTCATTTTCCTTTATTGTTTGTATACTTTCTGCTAAAATTTCTAAATTAAAAATTTCGGCAGCAACTTTACTTGCTACAGCAGCAACACCTTTTAAATTATTTTTGCTAATACGGTCTGCGGTTTCTGCTGTATCCTTATCTTCAATAAGTTTTATATGTGGATATGCTTTAAAAAAAGCTTTACATTGTAGTAAAGCCATGGGGTGAGAATACACCTCTTCAATATCTGCAATAGTCTGTCCTGGTAAAGCCATTAAATTATGCTGAATATCTAAATAATACTCTCCTATAATATGAAGATTAAACTTATCAATTAACGCATAATTAGGTAAAATAGAACCCGCTATAGAATTCTCTAATGCCATAATGGCTACATCACTTTTTTTAGTAATGAGATTATCAACTAACTTATCAAAAGACATACACTCATCAATTTCAATATTGTCATCAAAATATGTCTTTGCAACAATGTGATGGAATGACCCTTTTATACCTTGGATTGAAACTATTTTTTTCATATAAAAAAAAAGTCTCGATTTACATCGAGACTTTATATTAAATTTATCTTATAAATTACACATACAATGCCTCGTCTCTTCTGTTAAAAAAGAAATAGAAAAAGTTAAAATATGTGAAATTTGTATTCTGCATGTCTTGTTTTTCGTTAGTGC is a window of Formosa sediminum DNA encoding:
- a CDS encoding prephenate dehydrogenase, whose protein sequence is MKNIVVIGIGLIGGSMVKDLKRVHPETKIIGVDKNPDHVNQALVSGLIDQKGTLNAVENADLVILSIPVDASVDLLPEILDLVSDDTLVIDVGSTKLDVCQKVEHHEKRRNYLSCHPIAGTEFSGPQAAINDLFKNKTNIICEVEKTAFKLQERALQVFSDLGMRIRYMNPESHDKHIAYVSHLSHISSFMLGKTVIDKERNERDIFDMAGSGFASTVRLAKSSPNMWTPIFKQNKTNVIETLDEYINNLNQFKILLEQDDFEAIFDEMKNTNRIKDILKGIA
- a CDS encoding bifunctional 3-deoxy-7-phosphoheptulonate synthase/chorismate mutase type II — protein: MENKKELRTWLDDLKLNHPLVVAGPCSAETEEQVLKIAHELKDTDVSYFRAGIWKPRTRPGMFEGVGALGLKWLQRVKAETGMKIATEVANAAHVKLALEHDVDLLWIGARSTVSPFIVQEIADALEGTDKIVLVKNPVNPDLALWLGAVERLASANIKNLGVIHRGFSTYEKTKYRNTPEWQLAIELQSKFPDLPIINDPSHITGKRDMIFDVSQTALDLNFDGLMIETHYDPENAWSDAAQQVTPETLVQIMKDLKIRKESDSEADYNDALNNLRAKIDVIDNQIIELLGKRMVVADSIGTLKRQKNVSVLQSKRWNEILGKMVLEGQDHGLSEEFILKMFKAIHQESINHQEKILKK
- a CDS encoding prephenate dehydratase; the encoded protein is MKKIVSIQGIKGSFHHIVAKTYFDDNIEIDECMSFDKLVDNLITKKSDVAIMALENSIAGSILPNYALIDKFNLHIIGEYYLDIQHNLMALPGQTIADIEEVYSHPMALLQCKAFFKAYPHIKLIEDKDTAETADRISKNNLKGVAAVASKVAAEIFNLEILAESIQTIKENETRFVIVKTKNSVLEESEINKASLRFVVEHKRGSLASVLNVLSDCRMSLTKIQSLPKIETPWKYAFFVDVTFSKYSHFEKAKSILNIMVKEFKILGEYKNAKL
- a CDS encoding pyridoxal phosphate-dependent aminotransferase, which produces MITVANRLQTVEEYYFSKKLREVNALKASGKSIINLGIGSPDLMPPQTVVNAITESLKHPNVHQYQSYQGLPELREAMANFYKAQFDVTVDPTSEILPLMGSKEGILHISMAFLNPGDEVLIPNPGYPTYASVTKLVEAKAVTYDLDEAHGWLPDLKALAQTDLSKVKLMWVNYPHMPTGTNATDALYEDLVAFAKRNDILIVNDNPYSFVLNNNPKSILSVAGAKDVCVELNSLSKTFNMAGWRVGMVLGNATHISAILKVKSNMDSGMFYGIQKGAIEALNSTDTWFKNLNSAYQKRRELVWKLADLLGCTYDTTTSGLFVWSKLPEGTDAEVFIDKILYEKSIFITPGIIFGTQGKGYIRFSLCASETDLETSINRIKSKN